A region of uncultured Carboxylicivirga sp. DNA encodes the following proteins:
- a CDS encoding ATP-binding cassette domain-containing protein gives MEQKRTDQSIGILLDKFPMVSEFLASFNLKIEDDSLTFVEIVTGLPSSFFEDQATDAQLLLEMFEEFMIGLNETQTVQSIESLEVLAGIDKSGKPEKFSIKLLPGEITCIVGPTGCGKSRLLADIEWLANKDTPTGRTVLINGQSPDDSRIAQMGGKLIAQITQNMNFVMDMSVTEFLRMHAQSHFMMNVDEVVEEVIKLANDLSGEPFQPETPVTFLSGGQSRALMIADVACIGQAPIVLIDEIENAGVNKKKSLDLLVKKDKIVLMATHDPLLILLADKRVVIKNGGMHKVIETNPVEREFYSELEQLDNKLQLTKDYFRYGNELKVIGEIY, from the coding sequence ATGGAGCAGAAACGAACAGATCAATCAATAGGAATACTTCTGGATAAATTTCCAATGGTAAGCGAATTTCTTGCTTCGTTTAATCTCAAAATAGAGGATGATAGCTTGACTTTTGTTGAAATAGTCACCGGTTTACCATCGTCTTTTTTCGAAGATCAGGCTACTGATGCTCAACTACTATTAGAAATGTTTGAGGAGTTTATGATTGGTTTAAACGAGACTCAAACAGTTCAGTCTATCGAAAGTCTTGAAGTACTGGCCGGAATTGATAAAAGTGGAAAACCTGAAAAATTTAGTATTAAACTACTTCCCGGTGAAATAACCTGCATTGTTGGTCCAACAGGTTGTGGTAAAAGTAGGCTGTTGGCAGATATTGAATGGTTGGCAAATAAAGATACTCCAACCGGGCGAACTGTGCTGATTAATGGACAATCACCTGATGATAGCAGAATCGCACAAATGGGAGGGAAGCTGATTGCTCAAATCACACAGAATATGAATTTTGTGATGGATATGAGTGTAACTGAATTCCTGAGGATGCATGCTCAAAGCCATTTTATGATGAATGTTGATGAGGTGGTTGAAGAGGTTATTAAGCTGGCAAATGATCTTTCTGGAGAACCTTTTCAACCGGAAACACCTGTTACTTTTTTAAGCGGTGGTCAGTCCAGAGCTTTGATGATTGCTGATGTAGCATGTATTGGTCAGGCCCCTATTGTGCTTATAGATGAAATTGAGAATGCTGGAGTTAATAAAAAGAAGTCGCTTGATTTGCTCGTGAAGAAAGATAAGATTGTTTTGATGGCTACGCATGATCCTTTACTTATTCTTTTGGCAGATAAACGTGTTGTTATTAAGAACGGGGGGATGCATAAGGTAATTGAAACGAATCCTGTTGAACGGGAATTTTATTCAGAATTGGAGCAACTTGATAATAAATTACAACTCACCAAAGATTATTTCCGGTATGGAAATGAGTTAAAAGTAATTGGAGAAATATATTAG
- a CDS encoding GTP-binding protein, which translates to MAIKLITVSGPPSSGKTSVIIKMIESLPHLKDRCGVIKFDCLSALDEEQYARNGIIAQTGLAGNLCPDHYFVSNIEACFVWAREKNFEVLVTESAGLCNRCAPHLKEVLAVCVLDNLSGINTPLKTGPMVKMADVVVVTKSDLVSQAEREVFRFKIQQVNSKCKVLFINGITGQGADRLAKLVVNANDFETSENLKLRFSMPAALCSYCLGETRVGEDFQIGLNRKIKL; encoded by the coding sequence ATGGCAATAAAACTGATAACAGTTTCCGGACCACCCTCTTCGGGTAAAACCTCGGTTATAATAAAGATGATTGAGAGTTTGCCGCATTTGAAAGATAGGTGTGGCGTGATAAAGTTTGATTGCCTGAGTGCTTTGGATGAAGAGCAATACGCCAGAAATGGAATTATTGCTCAAACAGGTCTGGCTGGTAATTTATGTCCAGATCATTATTTTGTTTCCAATATAGAGGCATGTTTTGTTTGGGCGCGCGAAAAGAATTTTGAGGTTTTGGTTACCGAAAGTGCAGGACTTTGTAATCGTTGTGCCCCCCATTTAAAAGAGGTGTTGGCTGTTTGTGTATTGGATAATCTAAGTGGTATTAATACACCGTTAAAAACCGGACCTATGGTTAAAATGGCTGATGTTGTCGTGGTAACAAAAAGCGATCTGGTTTCACAAGCTGAACGTGAGGTCTTTAGGTTCAAGATTCAACAGGTTAATTCAAAATGTAAGGTTTTGTTTATTAATGGTATCACCGGGCAAGGTGCTGATCGTTTAGCGAAACTGGTTGTAAATGCCAATGATTTTGAAACTTCAGAAAATCTGAAATTACGTTTTTCAATGCCCGCTGCATTATGCTCGTACTGTCTGGGTGAAACCCGTGTAGGTGAAGATTTTCAGATTGGATTAAATCGTAAAATTAAGTTGTAA
- a CDS encoding ABC transporter substrate-binding protein, producing MISGNENLLQIAETYPEIISELEKQGLGNYFKKENLQKIGKFLRLHTVLSSSNIDPDLFIKSLNEQITNEMSLELDRSSLDFSAMLPCGLRNPFKEFCESHLQKFPDQFNDLNILIEGNVNHELSYYPLLDSIEDVDELPDVIMASDINNFFHKPFVEKFIEKGAFETYQPYELNSYLEKVKYSDPKGYYTMYTANMLVMVVDEVKLGNRKMPEQWSDLLLPEFENSIIMRGEDDFFCNAVLLPFFKDGGLDAIRAFAKNIVNGMHPAEMVKSANNRNGGEAAVYVMPWFFSKRIKNENVKVVWPKDGAIASPVFLLVKKGKAKEKEALLRFLMSKETGELLCDRYFPSIHPECKNDHLKEEVKWLGWDFLRSYDIGSLKDDIRTAFMEVWTKK from the coding sequence ATGATTAGCGGAAATGAAAATCTTTTACAAATTGCTGAAACCTATCCTGAAATAATTAGTGAATTAGAGAAACAGGGATTGGGAAACTATTTTAAGAAAGAGAATCTTCAGAAAATAGGAAAATTCCTCAGATTACATACTGTTCTTTCTTCCAGTAATATTGATCCCGATCTTTTTATTAAATCATTGAATGAGCAAATAACAAACGAAATGTCATTGGAGTTGGATAGATCCAGTCTTGATTTTTCAGCAATGTTGCCTTGTGGTTTGCGCAATCCTTTTAAAGAATTTTGTGAGTCGCATTTACAAAAGTTTCCCGACCAGTTTAATGATTTGAATATATTAATAGAAGGTAATGTTAATCACGAATTGTCGTATTATCCTTTATTGGACAGTATTGAAGATGTTGATGAATTGCCAGATGTGATTATGGCTTCGGATATCAATAATTTTTTTCATAAACCATTTGTTGAAAAATTCATAGAAAAAGGAGCTTTTGAAACCTATCAGCCTTACGAACTTAATTCATATCTTGAAAAAGTTAAATATTCCGATCCAAAGGGATATTATACGATGTATACAGCCAATATGCTGGTTATGGTGGTGGATGAGGTAAAGTTGGGTAATCGTAAAATGCCTGAACAATGGTCTGATCTCTTATTGCCAGAGTTTGAAAACAGTATTATTATGCGTGGTGAAGATGACTTTTTTTGTAATGCTGTTTTGCTTCCGTTTTTTAAGGATGGTGGATTAGATGCGATTCGTGCTTTCGCAAAAAATATTGTAAATGGAATGCATCCTGCGGAGATGGTTAAATCTGCTAATAATAGAAATGGCGGAGAGGCAGCTGTTTACGTCATGCCCTGGTTCTTTTCAAAAAGAATAAAGAATGAAAATGTAAAAGTAGTTTGGCCAAAGGATGGTGCTATTGCCAGTCCGGTTTTTTTACTGGTGAAAAAAGGCAAGGCAAAGGAAAAGGAAGCATTGCTCAGGTTTTTAATGAGTAAAGAAACTGGTGAGTTATTGTGTGACCGATATTTTCCATCCATTCACCCTGAATGTAAGAATGACCATCTAAAGGAAGAAGTTAAGTGGCTGGGTTGGGATTTTCTGAGATCCTACGATATTGGTAGTTTAAAAGACGATATTCGCACAGCCTTTATGGAAGTGTGGACAAAAAAATAA
- a CDS encoding nitroreductase family protein, protein MLDFKIDEAKCTQCSLCAKECPSLIIDGKNGIPVIKEGKEKNCIKCQHCLAVCPTGALSIFGKNPEDSIEVTNEIPSAEEMERMIKTRRSVRKFKKAELDESTIQKLIESAAFAPTGHNKNQVLLSATYTRAEMDKVREAVYNAIKKAKEEGKVEGSLAMYGAFQQVWESKGIDVIFRDAPHLIIATAPATNSNSVADCVISLSYFELLANSMGIGTLWNGFLKAVMENVATELKGLFNIPEDHTIGYMMVYGLPAVKFARSVQSEGLHLNRIQL, encoded by the coding sequence ATGCTTGATTTTAAAATTGACGAAGCTAAATGTACGCAATGTTCATTATGCGCTAAGGAATGCCCTTCTTTGATTATTGATGGAAAAAACGGGATACCTGTTATAAAAGAAGGAAAAGAGAAAAACTGTATTAAATGTCAGCATTGTTTGGCAGTTTGCCCAACAGGCGCTCTTTCTATCTTTGGTAAGAATCCTGAAGACAGTATAGAAGTTACCAATGAGATACCTTCGGCTGAAGAAATGGAAAGAATGATAAAAACCCGTCGTTCTGTTCGTAAATTTAAAAAGGCAGAATTAGATGAATCAACTATCCAAAAATTGATTGAAAGTGCTGCTTTTGCTCCTACGGGTCACAATAAAAACCAGGTATTACTATCGGCAACCTATACCAGAGCCGAAATGGATAAAGTGCGCGAAGCTGTTTACAATGCCATTAAAAAAGCCAAAGAAGAAGGTAAAGTGGAAGGATCATTAGCAATGTATGGTGCTTTTCAGCAAGTATGGGAATCCAAAGGAATTGATGTCATCTTCCGCGACGCTCCACATCTGATAATTGCTACAGCTCCTGCAACAAACAGCAATAGTGTAGCCGACTGTGTAATTTCACTAAGTTATTTTGAGTTATTAGCCAACTCAATGGGTATTGGCACACTATGGAATGGCTTTTTAAAAGCAGTGATGGAAAATGTGGCAACCGAATTAAAAGGATTGTTTAATATTCCTGAAGATCATACCATTGGTTATATGATGGTATATGGATTGCCAGCTGTGAAATTTGCACGCTCGGTTCAGTCGGAAGGATTGCATTTGAATCGAATTCAGTTATAA
- a CDS encoding EFR1 family ferrodoxin (N-terminal region resembles flavodoxins. C-terminal ferrodoxin region binds two 4Fe-4S clusters.): MDTALYYFSGTGNSLSVARSIKNKIEGSELLPIIGSLKKKPVKVTSRRVGFIFPLHFMTVPRIIREFIKEAKFENTEYIFVIVTGSNPKIGNALSQIEKYLNDAGLILNAGYCIPMVAAHFPYVKLSKIKQSKTVYHEAQEKVLKISKSILQLKNEFDKEVAILGDLKLLVSKKQECKESLFTVGAGCIRCGYCMQVCPFQNIRLNGKQVEWLDNCHQCFACLHFCSRSVIEYKKLSVGKPRNHHPSVSLNDIALQRQTSE; the protein is encoded by the coding sequence ATGGATACAGCTTTGTATTACTTTTCGGGGACCGGTAATAGTTTAAGTGTAGCCCGATCAATTAAAAATAAAATAGAAGGAAGTGAACTTTTACCAATAATAGGGAGCCTAAAAAAGAAACCAGTAAAAGTGACTTCACGAAGAGTAGGTTTTATCTTCCCACTCCATTTTATGACTGTTCCTCGAATTATTAGGGAGTTTATAAAGGAAGCAAAATTTGAAAATACAGAATACATCTTTGTTATTGTTACAGGTTCAAATCCAAAAATAGGAAATGCACTTTCACAGATTGAAAAATACTTGAATGATGCAGGCTTAATACTCAATGCCGGTTATTGTATTCCAATGGTGGCTGCCCATTTTCCTTATGTGAAATTATCAAAGATAAAACAGTCTAAAACAGTCTATCACGAAGCACAGGAAAAAGTATTGAAAATAAGTAAAAGTATCCTTCAATTAAAAAATGAGTTTGACAAAGAAGTTGCAATTTTAGGTGATCTTAAGCTCTTAGTATCAAAGAAGCAGGAATGTAAAGAAAGCTTATTTACGGTTGGGGCTGGCTGTATACGATGCGGATATTGTATGCAGGTTTGTCCTTTTCAAAATATTAGATTAAACGGAAAACAAGTTGAATGGTTAGATAATTGTCATCAGTGTTTTGCCTGTTTGCACTTTTGTTCACGATCGGTGATTGAATACAAAAAGTTATCGGTAGGCAAACCTCGTAATCACCATCCTTCCGTTTCGCTGAATGATATTGCATTGCAGAGGCAGACTTCCGAATAA